Proteins co-encoded in one Paracholeplasma morum genomic window:
- a CDS encoding Pr6Pr family membrane protein: MIYSPLCSSKLNHTVNPLLYTVIFFWFLETRIQLKTFYYLLVHPFVYFMAYVVTGPFTKFYPYPFMNPITLGTKAFIITNLLVLLPILVIFSIGLIALKEYVTRHQENKQTS, from the coding sequence GTGATTTATTCACCTCTTTGTTCTTCCAAGTTAAACCATACAGTAAATCCACTACTGTACACAGTCATTTTCTTTTGGTTTTTAGAAACTAGAATCCAACTTAAAACATTTTATTATTTACTAGTTCACCCATTTGTCTATTTCATGGCTTATGTTGTTACAGGGCCATTTACGAAGTTCTATCCCTATCCGTTTATGAATCCAATTACCTTAGGGACTAAGGCGTTTATTATTACAAATCTATTGGTGTTATTGCCAATACTGGTTATCTTCTCTATCGGTTTAATCGCTTTAAAAGAATATGTGACTAGACATCAAGAAAATAAGCAAACCAGTTAA